GACCGCCAGGGCCAGCACGGCCGCCTTCTCTCCCACCCCGATCGGGTCCATCGACGCGAAGATCACCAGCAGCGCGTACGTCGGGATCGCCCGCCCCACGTTGCCCACGTTGATGGCCAGGAACCCGCCGCGCCCGACGTGGCCCAGCCACACGGCTACCGGCAGCGCCACCAGGCAGGCGAGCAGCATGGCGAAGCCGGAGATCTGCAGGTGCTCGGCCAGCCGCACCGGGATGCCGTTCGGGCCGCTCCACTGCGCGGGATCGGTGAGCCAGGCCCACACCTGCGCGATCACACCGTCACCTCCGAGCGGCGGCGGGTCCACGGCGTGAGCCAGCGCTGCACGCCGAGGAGCAGCAGCTCGGCCACGACGGCCAGCAGCACGCAGCACAGCGACGCCGCCATGATCTGCGCGCGGCCGGTGCTGCGCTGGAACCCGGTGTAGATGAGGTCGCCGAACCCGCCGTAGCCGACCAGCGCGCCGATCGTCACCAGGCCGATGGTCGACACGGTGGCGATCCGGACGCCCGCGAGCACGGCCGGCAGGGCCAGCGGCAGCTCGACCCGCCACAGCAGCCGGGTCCGCCCGAAGCCCATGCCCCGGGCGGCGTCCACG
This portion of the Actinomycetes bacterium genome encodes:
- a CDS encoding ABC transporter permease subunit → MIAQVWAWLTDPAQWSGPNGIPVRLAEHLQISGFAMLLACLVALPVAVWLGHVGRGGFLAINVGNVGRAIPTYALLVIFASMDPIGVGEKAAVLALAVFALPPLLTNTYVAMRQVDPEVKDAARGMGMTGGQLLRRV